The Ferrovibrio sp. MS7 sequence AAAATTGCGTCCTTCGTTTAGACAGTCCGCGCCCAATTGGTACAGAACCGCCCATAGGCGATCCTCATGAATTTCATCGGCAGACTTGGACTTCTCGATTAAGATTTTTTTGTTTGCTAGCGCTCGGACTTCCTTCCACCCTTTTGATTCAGCGGCGGCTAATTTTTCAACTGATATTCGTGCTTGGAATAGGCGCTTTTTACGCTTTTTGAATTCTGCGATACGGGAATGTTTTTTCTAAAACCAATGGCCCCAATATTTCAACTTGCTTCTCTGTTTTTTGATTGTGATTGGGCATGTAACGATCCCGCATAAGTCGCTTTATTTTTCTGAACTCTATCAATGTAAGAACAATTTTAAACTGAATATCTCAATCTTGTGTATTCTTCTTCCAGGGTGGTGCTTATTGGTAGATGAAGATTATATATTCATATTATTATCTTGTAATGTTCTTATTTTGATCTAGAATGCCAGCTCCCCCGACTGCAGGAGCCTGTCATGCCCAAGGCGTATGACCCGTTCAAGGATGAGTCGCTGATTTATGGCCCGCCGCTGGATGAGGATGAATATGGCCCGGGGCGGAATCCGACGTCTCATGTTGTGCAGCCAGCGCCCAAGCCTGCCCCGAAGCCGAAGCGCCGGCGCTATGACTGGGTGCTGGCGGCCTCCCTGCTGGTGCAGGGCGTGGCGCCGGAAGCCATCGCGGCGCGGCTGGGCTGCTCGACCGAAAAACTGTGGCGCCAGATGAATGACAGCGGGCGCTTCCGTGCCTTGGTGGAAAAGGCAGTGCAGCGGCGCCGGCTGCTGGCGAGTTTCCAGGTGGAGGCGGCGGCGGGTGTGGCGCTGACCGGCGCCGTTGCCACCCCGGATGGTGCATCACCCCAGGATGCGGCGCAGCTGCGCGAGCTGGGGCAGGTTGCTCAGGCCGTGCCGGTCGCCATCGAGCTGCATGACGCCACGGCCCCGGAAGCCACCGCGCTGGATGCGCGGCTGCGCCAGGCCGGCCGTCGCGCCAAGCCCTATCTCACCGACAAGCGCCGCGCCCGCCTGCTGGCTGAAATCGCCGCGATGCCGACAGCGGAGGAATTGCGCGCATTGCAGCGGCGCGATTTCAGCCTGTTGCCGCGCAACCTCGCGCGCTTGGCCGAGGAGGCGGCCCTGGCCAAAAGGCTGGAGGACGAGGCCCGCGCCGCGCCGGCAGCGAATGGCGTCAATAACGCCGGATAAGCGCGAATAGCGCCGAATAAGCCGGAATAAGCAAAAATAAGGAGAAATAAGGAGAAATAAGCCGGAATAAGGAATTTTAAGGATGGATTTGGCGGATTTCAGCCAGCGTGGATTTTTCAAACAGGAATGCGGTCCTGATTTAATGCCGTCATGGCCCGGCTTGGCCGGGCCATCCACGATTAGTTTTTTTACAAAAGAATGAACTCGTGGATGCCCTGCCTCCGCAGGGCATGACGAATGGGGATTTCCTCCAATCTTCCTTGTCATTCCCGCGAACGCGGGAATCCCATTTCACTGTTAGCCAATGGGTCTCTCTGTAAGCGCGCAAACGCTGAAGGCGTTTGTGGGCGCACAGGCCCGAAGGGCTTTCGCGAGGGTGACAGCGAAGAACAAAGGGCCGCTACCAGCCGCCGCGTGTCAGCCAGAGGTCGAGCAGGTCTAGGCTGTCATTGCCCCAGAAGGGTTCGCCGTCGGCGATGACGAAGGGCGAGCCGAACACGCCGCACTGCATCGAGGCCTCCACTTCATCGCGCAGCCTTTGCGCCACGCGCGGATCGGCCAGTGCCTCGCGCAGGGCGTCGCTGGCGACGCCGAGCGGCGCCAGCACGGCGCAAAGCTGCTCCAGGTTGCCCATGTCGTGGCCCTCGCGCCAATAGGCACGGTAGATCGCCCGGGCGGCGCGCTTGGCCAGGGCCGGGTCCTGGTCGAACAGCCAGTAATAGGCGCGTGCCGGCGGCAGCGGATTCATGAATTCGTCGCGCGGCTGCCGCTTCATCTCGATGCCATGCAGGCGGCGGTAGCGCTCGACACTGCGCTCGATATAGGGGCCTTTCAGCGGCGTATCGAGCAGGGGCTTCAAGCCCATCACTTTCAGCACGCTGACGCCGAGCAGCATCGGGCGCCAGGTGGTGGTGCGGCCATGCTTCACCGCCAGTTCGTCGATGCGCAGCGAGGCGAAATAGCCGAAGGGCGAGATGAAGTCGAAATAGAAATCCAGCGGTGGCTGCGACACGTATGTTTAGTCCTTCGGCATGTGATGCCAGGCTTACGGCTTATGGTGGGTGTGCCAATGCTCGGCGATGTCGCGGCGGCGGCAGATCCACACCTTGTCCTTGGCCTGGATGTAATCCAGGAAGCGGGCCAGCGCCTGGGCGCGACCGGGCCGTCCGGCAAGCCGGCAATGCAGGCCGATCGACATCATCTTCGGCGCGCCGAGGCGGCCTTCTTCGTAGAGGCAGTCGAACGCGTCCTTGAGGTAGTCATAAAAATCCGTGCCGGTGCCCATGCCGTTCAGCACCGAGAATTTCATGTCGTTGTTATCGAAGGTGTAGGGGATCACCAGATGCGGCTTGGCTGGCCGCTTTCCCATGCTCTTACCCGGTACCCAGTAGGGCAGGTCGTCGTCATAGGCATCCGAGTCATAGAGGAAGTTGCCTTCCTCGATCACCAATTTGCGCGTGTTGCTGGAAAGCCGCCCGGTATACCAGCCCACTGGCCGCTCGCCGGTCGCCTGCCGGATCGCCTCGATGGCAAGCTGCATATGGGCGCGCTCGGTGGCCAGCGGCACGCGGCTGTAATCGTACCAGCGCCAGCCATGCGAAGCGATTTCGTGGCCCTGCTCATGCATCGCCTTCACGGCTTCCGGGTAGCGCGCCACCGCCATGCCCACGGCATAGGCGGTGAAGCTGAGACGGCGCTGCTGGAACAGCCGCAGCAGGCGCCAGAAGCCGGCGCGCGTGCCGTAGTCGTAGACGGATTCGACCTGCTCATCGCGCAAGCCCTGGCGCGGCACGCCGCCCGGCACTTCATGCAGGAAAGTCTCGCTCTCCTTGTCGCCATGCAGCAGGCTGCGCTCGCCGCCTTCCTCGAAGTTGAGCACGAAGGATACCGCGACATTGGCCTGGCCGGGCCAGTGCGGATCGGGCGGATGGGCGCCATAGCCCTTGAGGTCGCGCGGATAGGGCTTGGAGCCCAGGGCTTTGCGCACAATGTCGATGCGCTTGGTCGTTTTCTTCGCTGCCTTTTTCTTCTGGGCCATCGCCTCAGCCCATCAATTCGGCGAGCGTGCGCGCCACCACCTCGGTCGCCTTGTAGAGATCGGTCAGCACCAGCTTCTCATCGGCGCGGTGGCCATTGGCTTCCAGCAGGTTGCGCGGCCCGGCGCCGTAGAGCACGGTCTTGATCCCGGCGGCCGAGTAATGCCGCGCGTCCGTGTACAAGGGAATGCCTTCAGTCTCGACGGGCTTGCCCATGATGCCGCTGGCCTGGCGGCACAGAATCTCGATCAGCTTCTCCACGCCCGGCACGGCGCCAAACGGCTTGGCCAGCATGATGCGCCTGGTTTCCACCGTGATGCCCTTGAGGCCGGCGGCGGCGGTGGCGATCACCTCGCGCAAGGCGGCTTCGACTTCCGCCGGATTCTCCTCCGGGATCATGCGGCGGTCGAGCCGGAAGCTCACCTTGTCAGGCACCACGTTGGTGTTGATGCCGCCCTTGATCAGGCCCACCACCATGCTCGGCGAGACGATGCCGGCGACCTTGGATTTCAGCGCACCGAGGCCGTTGCGATAGGCATAGAGCGCGGTCAGCACGCGGTTGGCGGCCTCCAGCGCGTCATGCCCGGTATCGGGCCGGGCCGCATGGGCGGAAAGGCCGCTCACCGTCACTTCCAGATGCAGGCAGCCGTTATGCGCCGTGGTCACGGCATAGGAAAAGCCGGCGGAGAAGGCGTAGTCCGGCTTGCTCAAGCCCTGCTCGAGAATCCATTGCGGGCCGATGGCGCCGCCGGCTTCCTCGTCATAGGTCAGGTGCAGTTCGACTGTGCCTTTCAGCTTCGCACCGCTCGCCTTGAGCGCCAGCAGCGCGAAGGCATAGGTGACGAAATCGGATTTCGATACCGCGACGCCGCGGCCATACATCACGCCGTCCTTCACCACCGCCGCATAGGGATCGACGCTCCAGCCTTCGCCCGGCGCCACCACGTCGCCATGGGCGTTCAGCGCGACAACAGGCCCGCCCTCGCTGAATTTCTGCCGCACGATGAGATTGGTGCAAGAGATCATGCCGTTCTGCTGCACCAGGTCAGTGGGCACCGGGTGGCGCTCGACGGTGAGGCCAAGGCCTTCGAGCAATTCGGCGGCACGCTTGGCATGTGGCGCGCAATCGCCCGGCGGATTGTCGGACGGCACCTTCACCAGTTCGGCCAGCATGCTGCGCATGGCCTCCTGGTTGGCGGTGATGAAGCTGTGCAGCGCCGAGGCGGTGGCGGCGTCGAGACTCATTGCAGGGACTCCAGCGTAAAATGTTCAACGAAGTGATACAGCGCCGCCGTGGCCAGCTCCACGTCCTCGGGCAGCACGGCTTCGAGCGGGTTGTGGCTGATACCACGGGTGCAGCGCATGAAGATCATGCCCACCGGGCAGATCGCGGCAACCGTCATGGCATCATGGCCGGCGCCGGATGGCAGCCGCATGGTCGGCACATTCTGCGCCAGGATGGCACGCTCCACCGCATCCATCAGCCGGGGATCGCAGGGCGTGGCGGCGCTGTGATGCAGCGGCGTGACGATGGCTTCCACCTTGCGCCGCGCCGCGATGGCCTGGATCTCGGCCAACACGTCATCGGCGGCGGCATCGCGCAACGGATCCTGGGCTGCACGGATATCGATGGAGAAACGCGCCATGCCGGGGATCACGTTCACAGCACCCGGAAACGCTTCCATCTGGCCGACGGTGCCGACCAGCGTGGGCGTGCCGGTGCAGCGCTGCTCGATGTAAAGCGCGATTTCGGCGGCGGCCAGCAAGGCATCCTGGCGCCCGCCCATCGGCACCGTGCCGGCATGGCCGGCCAGGCCCTTGATCTCGACGCGGTAGCGCCGCGCGCCGGAGATGGCGGTGACGACGCCGAGCGCCAGGCCGTTGCGTTCCAGCACCGGGCCCTGCTCGATATGCAGTTCCATGAAGGCGGCGATTTCGCCCGGCTTGCGCGCCTGGGCGGTGATGCGGGCGGGATCGAGGCCGAAATCCTGCAGCGCCTGCTTGAAGCTGATGCCGTCGCGGTCCTTGGCTTCAAACACGGCCGGGTCGAAAGCGCCGATCAGGGCGCGGCTGCCGGTCATGGTGGCACCGAAGCGGGTGCCTTCCTCGTTGGAGAAACCCACCACCTCGATGCCGAAGGGCAGCCGCTTGCCCTGACTGTGCAGTTCCTCGACGCAGGCGATGGCGGCGATCACGCCCAGCATGCCGTCATACTTGCCGGCGTTGCGCACGGTATCGAGATGCGAGCCGAGCATCAGGCGTGGCAGCTTGGGATCGCTGCCGGCATAGATGCCGATGACGTTGCCGGCATCGTCGGCGCTGGTCTCCATGCCGGCTTCCTGCATCCAGCGCAAGGCCAGGGCATTGCCCTGCTTGTGGGCGGGGGTGAAGGTGGTGCGGGTCAGATTCTCGGGGTTGTCGCTGACGCGGCCCAGCTCATCCAGGCGGGCCATCATCTTGGGCGCGAAACGGGGGGCGGCAGCGGACATTTTTCGGCCTCGAAGTCGGGTTTTTCCGACTATAGCCGCCCGCCCGGCCCTGGCAAAGCCATCGGGCTTGGGTTAGCAAAAACCATGACCATGAAGCCACTTGATGCCGACGCTTTCCTGCGCGCCCTGTTCGACGCGGCGCTGGCTGCCGCCGATCCGGCGCGCTGCCTGGCGCCGTTTCTGCCCAAACCCCCGAAAGGCCGTACCATTGTGGTGGGTGGCGGCAAGGCGGCGGCCACCATGGCCCGTGCCGTGGAACAGGCCTGGCCCCCGGAGGCGCCGCTTTCCGGCCTGGTGGTAACGCGCTATGGCCATGCCGTGCCCTGCCAGCGGATCGAGGTGGTGGAGGCGTCCCATCCGGTTCCCGACGAGCCTGGCATGCGCGGCGCCGCCCGCATACTGGAGCTGGTACAGGGCCTCACCCCTGACGATCTGGTGCTGTGCCTGATATCCGGCGGCGGCTCGGCCTTGCTGGCCCTGCCGGCGGAAGGGCTGACGCTGGCCGACAAGCAGGCGGTGAACCAGGCGTTGCTGCGCTCGGGCGCCAATATCGCCGAGATGAACTGCGTGCGGAAACATCTCTCGGCGATCAAGGGCGGGCGGCTGGCCCTGGCCGCCGCGCCAGCACCGGTGGTGGCCTTGCTGATTTCCGATGTGCCGGGCGACGATCCGGCGGTGATCGCATCCGGTCCCACGGTGCCCGATCCCACCAGCTTTGCCGATGCCCGTGCCGTGCTGGCGAAATATGGCATCACGCCGCCGCCCGCATTGGCGGCCCATCTCGCCGCTGAAAAAGATGAGACCGCCAAGCCCGGCGATCCGCGCTTAAGCGCCGTGCGCAACATCATGGTGGCGGCGCCGCAGATGGCACTGGAGGCCGCAGCCCAGCGGGCCCGGGATTTCGGCGTCACGCCGCTGATCCTCGGCGATGCCATCGAGGGCGAGGCGCGCGAAGTGGCCATCGTGATGGCCGGCATCGCGCGCCAGGTACGCCGCCATGGCCAGCCGCTCGGCGCCCCTTGCGTGCTGCTCTCAGGCGGCGAAACCACGGTGACTTTGCGCGGCAATGGGCGCGGCGGGCGCAACGCGGAATTCCTGCTCGGCCTGGCGGTGGCGCTGGATGGGCTGGATGGCGTGCATGCGCTGGCCGCCGATACCGATGGCATCGATGGCAGCGAGGATAATGCCGGCGCGCTGCTGCATCCGGACAGCATCGCGCGTGCGGCGGCGGCCGGCATTGCTGCCAAGGCCGCGCTGGCGAATAACGACGGCTATGGCTTCTTCCAGGCCGCGAACGGCCTGCTGATGACCGGGCCGACGCTCACCAATGTGAATGATTTCCGCGCCGTGCTGGTGCTACCATAGCGGCGGCTTGATGGGGGTTGGCATGCGTGGCGTGGTCGAGTTGATGGCCGAGCTTAATGGGTTGCCGGCGGCGGAGTTCGTCGCCCGGCTTGGTGGCATCATCGAGCATTCGCCCTGGGCAGCGGAAAGCATTGCCGCCTACCGCCCCTTCGGCGATCTCGAAAGCCTGCATTCCGCCATGCTTGGCGCGGTGTGGCGGCGTGGCCGCGAGGCCCAGATCACCCTGCTGAATGCCCATCCGGAACTGGCCGGCAAGGAAGCCGATGCCGGCACGCTCACGACCCATTCCACCAATGAGCAGGACAGTGTCGGGCTGACGTCGCTCAGCCCCTGGGAAAAGACGCGGATCACCGAGCTGAACCAGGCCTACCGCGAGAAGCATGGCTTCCCCTTCATCATCGCCGTGAAGCTGCGCAGCAAGGCGCAGATCCTGGCCAATTTCGAGCGCCGGCTGGCCAACGACACCGAGGTGGAACTGGCAGTGGCGCTGATGGAAGTGAGCAAGATCGCCCGTATGCGCCTGGAGGCGCTGCTGACGGCGTAATTCAAAAGGAGAGCACGATGGCCCGCCTGAGTACCCATGTGCTGGATACGGTGAACGGCAAACCGGCTGCTGGCGTGGTGATCGAGTTGTTTCGCCTGGAAGGCGAGGCGCGCAGCCTGGTCAAAACCACGGTGACCAACAGCGATGGCCGCACCGACGAGCCGGTGCTGACGGGCGACGCCTTCCGCACCGGCGTCTACGAGCTGGTATTCCATATCGGCAGCTATTTCCGCACGCGGGGCGTGGCGGCGGCGGAACCGGCTTTCCTCGATGCCGTACCGATCCGCTTCGGCATCGCCGAGCCGAACGGCCATTACCACGTGCCGCTGCTGGCGACGCCCTGGAGCTATTCCACCTATCGCGGGAGTTGAGATTATGGCTGACCATGCCGCCTTCATGCGCCGCGCCATCGACCTGAGCCGCGAGCATATGCAGGCCGGCCATGGCGGGCCGTTCGGCGCCGTGGTGGTGATTGATGGCCGGATCGTCGGCGAGGGCTGGAACCGCGTGACCGGCACCAATGATCCCACTGCCCATGCCGAGGTGGTGGCGATCCGGGAAGCCTGCAAGACCCTGGGCCGCTTCGACCTGCGCGGCGCCACGCTCTATACCAGTTGCGAACCCTGCCCGATGTGTCTCTCGGCAGCCTATTGGGCGCGCATCGACGGGCTTTATTACGCAAACACCCAGGACGACGCGGCGGCGATCGATTTCGACGATGCTTTCCTCTACCGCGAACTGGCCTTGCCGATGGAAAAGCGCAGCTTGGCCTGCGCGCCGCTGCTGCGCGACGAGGCACTCACCGTGTTCAACGAGTGGCGCGACAAGCCGGATAAAGTGCCGTACTGAGGCCCCGCTTACTGCAGCTTCGCGCCGCCATCAATCCAGGCGCCGAGCGTGGCGCGCTCTTCCGGTGTGATCTCGGTGACATTGCCCGGCGGCATCGCCTCGGCACGCACCGCCTGCTGGTTGATCTGGGCGGCGAAGCGGCGGATCTGCTGCGGCGTTTCCAGCATCACGCCCTTAGGCGCTTCGGTAATGCCGTCGAAGGTCGGCTTGGCGGCATGACACGACGTGCAGCGCGCGGCGACGATCTTCTGCACCGACTCGATACTGGCATCGCCGGCCAGCGCATCGCGCGCCGCCTTGTGTGGGTCCCATTTGGTGAAGAAGAATAGCGCGGTGGTGATCAGGAAGGCGACGACCAGGTATTCGTAGCGGGCGCCGCGGCCCTGGTTCTTCAAGTTGAAGAAATGCCGCACCAGGCCGCCGACGATGAACACGCCGGCCAGGATCACCCAGGCATAGGGGTGGCCATAGGTGACTGGATAATGGTTGCTGATCATGGCGAACAGCACCGGCAGGGTGAGGTAGTTGTTGTGCAGCGACCGCTGCTTGGCTTCCTTGCCCCAGATCGGGTCCGGCGCCTGGCCGGCGATCAGCGCCGCCACCGTCAATTTTTGATTCGGGATGATGATGTGGAACACATTGGCGGTCATGATCGCGCCGATCAGCGCGCCGACATGGATATAGGCGGCGCGGCCCGAGAACAGTTTGCTGTAGCCATAGGCGGCCAGCACCAGCAGCACGAAGCCGACGATCGCCAGCGCCGCGTCATTCTTGCCGAGCGGCGACTTGCAGAGCAGATCGTAGACCAGCCAGCCCAGCACCAGGGAGACGATGCTGAAGCCGATGGCCTCGGCCTGGCTGAGCTTGGCGACGCGTTCGTCGATCAGGTAGAGGTCGGCGCCGAGATAGTAGAGCACCGCCAGCAGCAGGAATCCGGAGAGGAAAGTGGCGTAGCTCTCGTATTTGAACCAGTGCAATTCGGCCGGCATGTTGGGCGGTGCCACGGCGTATTTCTCGACGAAATAGAAGCCGCCGCCATGCACCATCCAGGTTTCACCAAGCACGCCCGCCTTCTTGTTCGGGCGCAGCGAATTATCGAGCCAGACGAAAAAGAAGGACGAACCGATCCAGGCGATGCCGAAGATCAGGTGCATCCAGCGGATCGTCAGATTGACCCACTCCCAGAACAGCTCGCTCATCCGGCCCCCGCGTATTTCGCGCTGCAACATGCGCATCCCAAGCGGTATGCGAGGGGGAGCCAAGCGTCAATGATTTTTG is a genomic window containing:
- the puuE gene encoding allantoinase PuuE, producing MAQKKKAAKKTTKRIDIVRKALGSKPYPRDLKGYGAHPPDPHWPGQANVAVSFVLNFEEGGERSLLHGDKESETFLHEVPGGVPRQGLRDEQVESVYDYGTRAGFWRLLRLFQQRRLSFTAYAVGMAVARYPEAVKAMHEQGHEIASHGWRWYDYSRVPLATERAHMQLAIEAIRQATGERPVGWYTGRLSSNTRKLVIEEGNFLYDSDAYDDDLPYWVPGKSMGKRPAKPHLVIPYTFDNNDMKFSVLNGMGTGTDFYDYLKDAFDCLYEEGRLGAPKMMSIGLHCRLAGRPGRAQALARFLDYIQAKDKVWICRRRDIAEHWHTHHKP
- a CDS encoding nucleoside deaminase; translation: MADHAAFMRRAIDLSREHMQAGHGGPFGAVVVIDGRIVGEGWNRVTGTNDPTAHAEVVAIREACKTLGRFDLRGATLYTSCEPCPMCLSAAYWARIDGLYYANTQDDAAAIDFDDAFLYRELALPMEKRSLACAPLLRDEALTVFNEWRDKPDKVPY
- a CDS encoding allantoate amidohydrolase produces the protein MSAAAPRFAPKMMARLDELGRVSDNPENLTRTTFTPAHKQGNALALRWMQEAGMETSADDAGNVIGIYAGSDPKLPRLMLGSHLDTVRNAGKYDGMLGVIAAIACVEELHSQGKRLPFGIEVVGFSNEEGTRFGATMTGSRALIGAFDPAVFEAKDRDGISFKQALQDFGLDPARITAQARKPGEIAAFMELHIEQGPVLERNGLALGVVTAISGARRYRVEIKGLAGHAGTVPMGGRQDALLAAAEIALYIEQRCTGTPTLVGTVGQMEAFPGAVNVIPGMARFSIDIRAAQDPLRDAAADDVLAEIQAIAARRKVEAIVTPLHHSAATPCDPRLMDAVERAILAQNVPTMRLPSGAGHDAMTVAAICPVGMIFMRCTRGISHNPLEAVLPEDVELATAALYHFVEHFTLESLQ
- a CDS encoding glycerate kinase type-2 family protein — encoded protein: MKPLDADAFLRALFDAALAAADPARCLAPFLPKPPKGRTIVVGGGKAAATMARAVEQAWPPEAPLSGLVVTRYGHAVPCQRIEVVEASHPVPDEPGMRGAARILELVQGLTPDDLVLCLISGGGSALLALPAEGLTLADKQAVNQALLRSGANIAEMNCVRKHLSAIKGGRLALAAAPAPVVALLISDVPGDDPAVIASGPTVPDPTSFADARAVLAKYGITPPPALAAHLAAEKDETAKPGDPRLSAVRNIMVAAPQMALEAAAQRARDFGVTPLILGDAIEGEAREVAIVMAGIARQVRRHGQPLGAPCVLLSGGETTVTLRGNGRGGRNAEFLLGLAVALDGLDGVHALAADTDGIDGSEDNAGALLHPDSIARAAAAGIAAKAALANNDGYGFFQAANGLLMTGPTLTNVNDFRAVLVLP
- a CDS encoding M20/M25/M40 family metallo-hydrolase, with the protein product MSLDAATASALHSFITANQEAMRSMLAELVKVPSDNPPGDCAPHAKRAAELLEGLGLTVERHPVPTDLVQQNGMISCTNLIVRQKFSEGGPVVALNAHGDVVAPGEGWSVDPYAAVVKDGVMYGRGVAVSKSDFVTYAFALLALKASGAKLKGTVELHLTYDEEAGGAIGPQWILEQGLSKPDYAFSAGFSYAVTTAHNGCLHLEVTVSGLSAHAARPDTGHDALEAANRVLTALYAYRNGLGALKSKVAGIVSPSMVVGLIKGGINTNVVPDKVSFRLDRRMIPEENPAEVEAALREVIATAAAGLKGITVETRRIMLAKPFGAVPGVEKLIEILCRQASGIMGKPVETEGIPLYTDARHYSAAGIKTVLYGAGPRNLLEANGHRADEKLVLTDLYKATEVVARTLAELMG
- a CDS encoding 2-hydroxychromene-2-carboxylate isomerase translates to MSQPPLDFYFDFISPFGYFASLRIDELAVKHGRTTTWRPMLLGVSVLKVMGLKPLLDTPLKGPYIERSVERYRRLHGIEMKRQPRDEFMNPLPPARAYYWLFDQDPALAKRAARAIYRAYWREGHDMGNLEQLCAVLAPLGVASDALREALADPRVAQRLRDEVEASMQCGVFGSPFVIADGEPFWGNDSLDLLDLWLTRGGW
- a CDS encoding urate hydroxylase PuuD — its product is MSELFWEWVNLTIRWMHLIFGIAWIGSSFFFVWLDNSLRPNKKAGVLGETWMVHGGGFYFVEKYAVAPPNMPAELHWFKYESYATFLSGFLLLAVLYYLGADLYLIDERVAKLSQAEAIGFSIVSLVLGWLVYDLLCKSPLGKNDAALAIVGFVLLVLAAYGYSKLFSGRAAYIHVGALIGAIMTANVFHIIIPNQKLTVAALIAGQAPDPIWGKEAKQRSLHNNYLTLPVLFAMISNHYPVTYGHPYAWVILAGVFIVGGLVRHFFNLKNQGRGARYEYLVVAFLITTALFFFTKWDPHKAARDALAGDASIESVQKIVAARCTSCHAAKPTFDGITEAPKGVMLETPQQIRRFAAQINQQAVRAEAMPPGNVTEITPEERATLGAWIDGGAKLQ
- the uraH gene encoding hydroxyisourate hydrolase, which translates into the protein MARLSTHVLDTVNGKPAAGVVIELFRLEGEARSLVKTTVTNSDGRTDEPVLTGDAFRTGVYELVFHIGSYFRTRGVAAAEPAFLDAVPIRFGIAEPNGHYHVPLLATPWSYSTYRGS
- the uraD gene encoding 2-oxo-4-hydroxy-4-carboxy-5-ureidoimidazoline decarboxylase, translating into MRGVVELMAELNGLPAAEFVARLGGIIEHSPWAAESIAAYRPFGDLESLHSAMLGAVWRRGREAQITLLNAHPELAGKEADAGTLTTHSTNEQDSVGLTSLSPWEKTRITELNQAYREKHGFPFIIAVKLRSKAQILANFERRLANDTEVELAVALMEVSKIARMRLEALLTA